One Aegilops tauschii subsp. strangulata cultivar AL8/78 chromosome 7, Aet v6.0, whole genome shotgun sequence genomic window carries:
- the LOC109743936 gene encoding cyclin-dependent kinase F-4 isoform X2, whose product MQVPLYPTSRCLSKFLAGDFVFTETSLSSPSSIAPEEHTWLSDYRAWYNIITEVGDGTFGSVWRAINKESGEVVAIKKMKKKYFSWEECINLREVKSLRRMNHPNIVKLKEVIRENDTLFFVFEYMECNLYQLMKSKGKPFSESEIRNWCFQVFQALSHMHQRGYFHRDLKPENLLVTKELIKVADFGLAREIISEPPYTEYVSTRWYRAPEVLLQASVYSSAVDMWAMGAIIAELFSHRPLFPGSSEADEIYKICSILGTPNQHTWAGGLQLAASINFQFPQSGSINLSEVVPTASEDALNLISWLCSWDPRKRPTAVEVLQHPFFQPCFYVPPSLRFRSTGYATTPPSVGAKGAMDQKNARRYPVGSLSNGRPAVNNSYLSTNNVPARAAGVQRKLELDHQVKPESNHKLTKENAMNQPWSRLPPAPVRSKGNNYLAAKEQIPRGGAPDIAEKLSQLSMASTTNRAPIVPSDRFADLKGTTRAHQPEPVRRPVPLGPRDTWHARNDPFRRTYEMPGERALLQRKLVS is encoded by the exons ATGCAAGTTCCCCTGTATCCCACGTCTCGCTGCTTGAGCAAGTTCTTGGCTGGAGATTTTGTCTTTACGGAGACTTCCTTGTCATCTCCTTCGTCAATTGCACCTGAAGAACACACCTGGCTTAGCGACTACCGTGCCTG GTATAACATTATTACGGAAGTGGGTGACGGTACGTTTGGTAGTGTTTGGCGTGCAATCAATAAAGAAAGTGGCGAAGTG GTCGCAATCAAGAAAATGAAGAAAAAATATTTTTCTTGGGAGGAGTGCATCAATCTCCGTGAAGTTAAG TCCCTCCGAAGGATGAACCATCCAAACATTGTGAAGCTCAAGGAGGTCATAAGAGAGAATGATACGCTGTTCTTTGTTTTTGAATACATG GAATGCAATCTCTATCAGCTGATGAAGAGCAAGGGCAAGCctttttcggagtctgaaatcCGGAACTGGTGCTTTCAAGTATTTCAAGCTCTTAGTCACATGCATCAACGTGGATACTTTCATCGTGACCTTAAGCCTG AAAATCTGCTAGTTACAAAGGAGCTCATCAAGGTAGCTGATTTTGGGCTTGCTCGTGAGATTATTTCTGAACCACCATACACAGAATATGTGTCAACTCGCTG GTATCGTGCCCCAGAGGTTCTACTTCAAGCTTCTGTTTACAGCTCAGCAGTTG ACATGTGGGCTATGGGCGCCATTATTGCAGAGCTTTTTTCACACCGACCTCTTTTCCCTGGCTCAAG TGAAGCAGACGAGATATACAAAATCTGTAGCATTCTTGGCACACCAAATCAGCATACTTGGGCTGGAGGACTGCAGCTGGCAGCATCTATCAATTTTCAGTTTCCTCAG TCTGGAAGCATAAATCTTTCAGAAGTGGTTCCCACAGCAAGTGAAGATGCGCTGAACCTTATTTCG TGGCTTTGCTCATGGGACCCACGTAAACGGCCAACCGCAGTGGAGGTTTTGCAGCATCCCTTCTTTCAG CCATGCTTCTATGTCCCCCCTTCACTTCGTTTCAGATCGACCGGATATGCAACAACACCACCATCAG TTGGGGCTAAAGGAGCTATGGACCAGAAGAATGCTAGGAGATACCCTGTGGGGTCTTTATCCAATGGGAGGCCGGCAGTCAATAACTCGTACTTGAGCACTAATAACGTCCCAGCAAGAGCAGCTGGCGTGCAAAGGAAGCTAGAGTTGGATCATCAGGTGAAACCAGAGAGCAACCATAAGCTGACGAAGGAGAACGCTATGAACCAGCCCTGGTCCAGACTACCACCAGCACCAGTGAGGAGCAAAG GGAACAACTACCTTGCTGCCAAGGAGCAGATCCCTCGGGGCGGCGCGCCTGACATAGCCGAGAAGCTGTCCCAGCTGTCGATGGCCTCCACCACCAACCGGGCGCCGATCGTGCCTTCGGACAGGTTTGCTGACCTGAAGGGCACTACTAGAGCCCACCAACCGGAGCCCGTGAGGCGGCCCGTGCCTCTGGGACCCAGGGACACGTGGCATGCCCGGAACGACCCCTTCCGGCGCACCTATGAGATGCCGGGCGAGAGGGCTCTCCTCCAAAGGAAGCTCGTCAGCTGA
- the LOC109743936 gene encoding cyclin-dependent kinase F-4 isoform X1 yields the protein MQRYNIITEVGDGTFGSVWRAINKESGEVVAIKKMKKKYFSWEECINLREVKSLRRMNHPNIVKLKEVIRENDTLFFVFEYMECNLYQLMKSKGKPFSESEIRNWCFQVFQALSHMHQRGYFHRDLKPENLLVTKELIKVADFGLAREIISEPPYTEYVSTRWYRAPEVLLQASVYSSAVDMWAMGAIIAELFSHRPLFPGSSEADEIYKICSILGTPNQHTWAGGLQLAASINFQFPQSGSINLSEVVPTASEDALNLISWLCSWDPRKRPTAVEVLQHPFFQPCFYVPPSLRFRSTGYATTPPSVGAKGAMDQKNARRYPVGSLSNGRPAVNNSYLSTNNVPARAAGVQRKLELDHQVKPESNHKLTKENAMNQPWSRLPPAPVRSKGNNYLAAKEQIPRGGAPDIAEKLSQLSMASTTNRAPIVPSDRFADLKGTTRAHQPEPVRRPVPLGPRDTWHARNDPFRRTYEMPGERALLQRKLVS from the exons ATGCAGAG GTATAACATTATTACGGAAGTGGGTGACGGTACGTTTGGTAGTGTTTGGCGTGCAATCAATAAAGAAAGTGGCGAAGTG GTCGCAATCAAGAAAATGAAGAAAAAATATTTTTCTTGGGAGGAGTGCATCAATCTCCGTGAAGTTAAG TCCCTCCGAAGGATGAACCATCCAAACATTGTGAAGCTCAAGGAGGTCATAAGAGAGAATGATACGCTGTTCTTTGTTTTTGAATACATG GAATGCAATCTCTATCAGCTGATGAAGAGCAAGGGCAAGCctttttcggagtctgaaatcCGGAACTGGTGCTTTCAAGTATTTCAAGCTCTTAGTCACATGCATCAACGTGGATACTTTCATCGTGACCTTAAGCCTG AAAATCTGCTAGTTACAAAGGAGCTCATCAAGGTAGCTGATTTTGGGCTTGCTCGTGAGATTATTTCTGAACCACCATACACAGAATATGTGTCAACTCGCTG GTATCGTGCCCCAGAGGTTCTACTTCAAGCTTCTGTTTACAGCTCAGCAGTTG ACATGTGGGCTATGGGCGCCATTATTGCAGAGCTTTTTTCACACCGACCTCTTTTCCCTGGCTCAAG TGAAGCAGACGAGATATACAAAATCTGTAGCATTCTTGGCACACCAAATCAGCATACTTGGGCTGGAGGACTGCAGCTGGCAGCATCTATCAATTTTCAGTTTCCTCAG TCTGGAAGCATAAATCTTTCAGAAGTGGTTCCCACAGCAAGTGAAGATGCGCTGAACCTTATTTCG TGGCTTTGCTCATGGGACCCACGTAAACGGCCAACCGCAGTGGAGGTTTTGCAGCATCCCTTCTTTCAG CCATGCTTCTATGTCCCCCCTTCACTTCGTTTCAGATCGACCGGATATGCAACAACACCACCATCAG TTGGGGCTAAAGGAGCTATGGACCAGAAGAATGCTAGGAGATACCCTGTGGGGTCTTTATCCAATGGGAGGCCGGCAGTCAATAACTCGTACTTGAGCACTAATAACGTCCCAGCAAGAGCAGCTGGCGTGCAAAGGAAGCTAGAGTTGGATCATCAGGTGAAACCAGAGAGCAACCATAAGCTGACGAAGGAGAACGCTATGAACCAGCCCTGGTCCAGACTACCACCAGCACCAGTGAGGAGCAAAG GGAACAACTACCTTGCTGCCAAGGAGCAGATCCCTCGGGGCGGCGCGCCTGACATAGCCGAGAAGCTGTCCCAGCTGTCGATGGCCTCCACCACCAACCGGGCGCCGATCGTGCCTTCGGACAGGTTTGCTGACCTGAAGGGCACTACTAGAGCCCACCAACCGGAGCCCGTGAGGCGGCCCGTGCCTCTGGGACCCAGGGACACGTGGCATGCCCGGAACGACCCCTTCCGGCGCACCTATGAGATGCCGGGCGAGAGGGCTCTCCTCCAAAGGAAGCTCGTCAGCTGA
- the LOC109743933 gene encoding growth-regulating factor 5 isoform X2 produces MLSSSAAMGMGLGGYGQQQQMQMQMQRGAGPVFTPAQWAELEQQALIYKYLMAGVPVPPDLLLPIRPHPAGAAGTTFSFANPAASPFYHHHHPSMSYYAYYGKKLDPEPWRCRRTDGKKWRCSKEAHPDSKYCERHMHRGRNRSRKPVESKSASPAHQSQQPQLSAVTSAARDAEPLPSLPAGAKTHGLSLGGAGSSQMHVDASSYGGKYSLGAKSDVGELSFFSGASGNNNRGFTIDSPTDSSWHSMGSSLTPYQLSKPRDSGLMQGGFSYSHFEPSQELGQENQPLRPFFDEWPGRRDSWSEMDDERSNGTSFSTTQLSISIPMPRCD; encoded by the exons ATGCtgagctcgtcggcggcgatggGGATGGGGCTGGGCGGGTACGGCCAGCAGCAGCAGATGCAGATGCAGATGCAGCGGGGGGCGGGGCCGGTGTTCACGCCGGCGCAGTGGGCCGAGCTGGAGCAGCAGGCGCTGATTTACAAGTACCTCATGGCGGGCGTGCCCGTGCCGCCCGATCTCCTGCTCCCCATCCGCCCCcaccccgccggcgccgccggaACCACCTTCTCCTTCGCCAACCCCGCCGCCTCGCCCTtctaccaccaccaccacccctcCA TGAGTTACTACGCCTACTATGGCAAGAAGCTCGACCCGGAGCCATGGCGGTGCCGGCGCACCGACGGCAAGAAGTGGCGGTGCTCCAAGGAGGCGCACCCCGACTCCAAGTACTGCGAGCGCCACATGCACCGTGGCCGCAACCGTTCAAGAAAGCCTGTGGAATCCAAGTCTGCTTCCCCTGCGCACCAGTCGCAGCAGCCCCAGTTGTCCGCCGTCACGTCCGCGGCCCGCGACGCCGAGCCTCTCCCCTCCCTCCCGGCGGGGGCTAAAACCCATGGCCTGTCCCTCGGCGGGGCTGGCTCGTCGCAGATGCACGTCGACGCCTCGTCATACGGCGGCAA ATACTCCCTTGGAGCTAAATCTGATGTGGGTGAACTGAGCTTCTTCTCTGGAGCATCAGGAAACAACAACAGGGGATTCACCATCGATTCCCCAACGGACAGCTCGTGGCACTCAATGGGATCCAGCCTGACCCCATACCAACTGTCGAAACCTAGAGATTCCGGCCTCATGCAGGGCGGCTTCTCGTATTCCCACTTTGAGCCGTCGCAGGAGCTCGGGCAG GAGAACCAGCCGCTGAGGCCCTTCTTCGACGAGTGGCCGGGGAGGCGGGACTCGTGGTCGGAGATGGACGACGAGCGCTCCAACGGCACCTCCTTCTCGACGACCCAGCTCTCGATCTCCATCCCAATGCCTCGAT GCGATTGA
- the LOC109743933 gene encoding growth-regulating factor 5 isoform X1, with the protein MLSSSAAMGMGLGGYGQQQQMQMQMQRGAGPVFTPAQWAELEQQALIYKYLMAGVPVPPDLLLPIRPHPAGAAGTTFSFANPAASPFYHHHHPSMSYYAYYGKKLDPEPWRCRRTDGKKWRCSKEAHPDSKYCERHMHRGRNRSRKPVESKSASPAHQSQQPQLSAVTSAARDAEPLPSLPAGAKTHGLSLGGAGSSQMHVDASSYGGKYSLGAKSDVGELSFFSGASGNNNRGFTIDSPTDSSWHSMGSSLTPYQLSKPRDSGLMQGGFSYSHFEPSQELGQVTIASLSHSQEQDRRSFGGGGGGGGGGAGLMGNVKQENQPLRPFFDEWPGRRDSWSEMDDERSNGTSFSTTQLSISIPMPRCD; encoded by the exons ATGCtgagctcgtcggcggcgatggGGATGGGGCTGGGCGGGTACGGCCAGCAGCAGCAGATGCAGATGCAGATGCAGCGGGGGGCGGGGCCGGTGTTCACGCCGGCGCAGTGGGCCGAGCTGGAGCAGCAGGCGCTGATTTACAAGTACCTCATGGCGGGCGTGCCCGTGCCGCCCGATCTCCTGCTCCCCATCCGCCCCcaccccgccggcgccgccggaACCACCTTCTCCTTCGCCAACCCCGCCGCCTCGCCCTtctaccaccaccaccacccctcCA TGAGTTACTACGCCTACTATGGCAAGAAGCTCGACCCGGAGCCATGGCGGTGCCGGCGCACCGACGGCAAGAAGTGGCGGTGCTCCAAGGAGGCGCACCCCGACTCCAAGTACTGCGAGCGCCACATGCACCGTGGCCGCAACCGTTCAAGAAAGCCTGTGGAATCCAAGTCTGCTTCCCCTGCGCACCAGTCGCAGCAGCCCCAGTTGTCCGCCGTCACGTCCGCGGCCCGCGACGCCGAGCCTCTCCCCTCCCTCCCGGCGGGGGCTAAAACCCATGGCCTGTCCCTCGGCGGGGCTGGCTCGTCGCAGATGCACGTCGACGCCTCGTCATACGGCGGCAA ATACTCCCTTGGAGCTAAATCTGATGTGGGTGAACTGAGCTTCTTCTCTGGAGCATCAGGAAACAACAACAGGGGATTCACCATCGATTCCCCAACGGACAGCTCGTGGCACTCAATGGGATCCAGCCTGACCCCATACCAACTGTCGAAACCTAGAGATTCCGGCCTCATGCAGGGCGGCTTCTCGTATTCCCACTTTGAGCCGTCGCAGGAGCTCGGGCAGGTAACCATCGCCTCACTGTCCCACTCCCAGGAGCAGGACCGCCGCTCTTTCGGGGGCGGTGGTGGAGGTGGGGGTGGAGGGGCAGGGCTCATGGGAAATGTTAAGCAGGAGAACCAGCCGCTGAGGCCCTTCTTCGACGAGTGGCCGGGGAGGCGGGACTCGTGGTCGGAGATGGACGACGAGCGCTCCAACGGCACCTCCTTCTCGACGACCCAGCTCTCGATCTCCATCCCAATGCCTCGAT GCGATTGA